The following coding sequences are from one Thermodesulfobacteriota bacterium window:
- a CDS encoding glycosyltransferase, translated as MPTKPIVMVSSFPPRLCGIATFCEEAREFIQKANPDRDVFVICHSDGKGAGVFPIIDMTQRDWWWPVAKKIEQLDPYVVHFEHEYGLYEYHDTRGVGDGNEGFLDLLEAIGDTPKVVEPHTVHGRLRDTEADFIYKLTRRSHVVLFKCHYQKWRLDWTFQGMQWPTPRNIIVVPHGARSDKRWGAHEIPALRKEFGLDKIGLSDHVVGMIGWIQSNKRWDILLSMWEDIHEEIKSRTGQTWDLLVAGAMRDPNHLRDYEDWKSNIHVLAGKGLAHYHEFIPRGDEYYKLMAICDFIVLPSTDETQSGTLARIIALNKPYVTTAPMEGLTAQTLESEGGLLFTTKEMLRQKVIKLATDEKLRVELGENLKRYLENVVCWEVVVRQYNETYKLARKASRTGQPVVLDLEF; from the coding sequence ATGCCAACTAAGCCTATCGTGATGGTCAGTTCCTTTCCCCCGCGCTTGTGCGGCATCGCGACCTTCTGCGAGGAGGCCAGGGAGTTTATTCAAAAAGCCAACCCAGACCGGGATGTGTTTGTAATATGCCACTCTGATGGCAAAGGCGCCGGGGTGTTTCCCATAATAGACATGACCCAACGCGACTGGTGGTGGCCGGTAGCAAAAAAAATAGAACAACTGGACCCCTATGTAGTACATTTTGAACACGAATATGGTCTTTATGAATACCACGATACAAGAGGAGTGGGTGACGGCAACGAAGGTTTTCTTGATCTGCTTGAAGCAATCGGCGATACACCCAAAGTTGTAGAACCGCATACGGTTCATGGGAGGTTGAGGGATACCGAGGCGGATTTCATATACAAGTTGACCCGGCGCAGTCACGTGGTGTTGTTTAAGTGCCATTATCAAAAATGGCGATTGGATTGGACCTTCCAGGGTATGCAGTGGCCGACACCACGCAATATCATAGTTGTGCCTCACGGTGCAAGGTCGGATAAACGCTGGGGAGCACACGAAATCCCGGCGCTGCGAAAGGAATTCGGTTTGGACAAGATCGGTCTGTCCGACCATGTGGTTGGAATGATCGGTTGGATTCAATCTAATAAGCGCTGGGATATTTTACTTTCCATGTGGGAAGATATTCATGAAGAGATTAAGTCGCGCACCGGACAGACATGGGATCTATTAGTTGCCGGCGCCATGCGAGATCCCAACCACCTAAGAGATTATGAGGATTGGAAATCGAATATCCATGTGTTAGCTGGGAAGGGGCTAGCACATTATCACGAGTTCATTCCACGCGGTGACGAATATTACAAGTTAATGGCAATATGCGATTTCATTGTTCTTCCATCTACGGACGAAACTCAATCCGGCACCCTGGCGCGAATCATAGCCCTGAACAAGCCCTACGTCACCACGGCCCCCATGGAAGGTCTGACCGCTCAGACCCTGGAAAGCGAGGGTGGATTGCTATTCACTACCAAGGAAATGCTGCGCCAGAAGGTGATCAAGCTGGCAACGGATGAAAAGTTGCGGGTGGAGTTGGGAGAAAATCTGAAAAGATACCTTGAAAATGTGGTTTGTTGGGAAGTAGTGGTCCGTCAGTACAACGAGACTTACAAGCTAGCACGCAAGGCTTCCAGGACAGGACAGCCAGTTGTATTAGATTTGGAGTTCTAA